In Streptomyces sclerotialus, the DNA window CGCCGGGTCGTCGAGGTCCACGAAGGACTGCGGGGCGCCGTCGATCAGCAGCGTCCAGCCGCGCGGCCGGTCCCGGTCGGGCCGCAGCTCGGCCCGGCCCCCCGCGACCTCCGCCGTCACCGGCTCCCGCGCCGCACGCGCCCGCCTGTTTCTCGCCATCGGGCCAGTATCCCCCGTACGCGTCAGGCCCGGCGCGGGCCCCGTAGGGGGCCGCTCAGCGGCAGCGGTCGACGGCTTCGATCGTGCGGGCCGCCTCGCCGAGCGCGGCGCGCAGCACCACGGGGTCGGTCGCCGCGACGAAGGCGCCGTCCGGGGGGACCAGCCAGCCCGTGCCCGCGACCGGCGGCTCGTCCGCGCCCCGCCGGCTGCTGGCGCGCCCGCCGCCGTACGTCTGCGTACAGGCGCTGCCGGGCAGGTCCCAGCCGTCGGCCGTGCCCGGCGGCACCAGGAAACCGAGGGTGTCGCAGTCGCCGTCGTGCAGGACCGGGCCGACGCCGTCCCGCAGCCGGAGGATGTCCACCGCCTCCAGGCCCTGCCGGGCCGGCACCGTGACGAGGTCCAGGTCGCCGGGCGGCGCACCGGCCGCGGAAGCGCCCACCGGCCCCGAAGCGGTCTCGACGGCACCTTTGTCCACGCCGGCTTCCAGCACGGGAAACCCCTCCTCCTGACGCACCGCTCCCTACACCTGGAGCAACGCGGAAGGGCGTCAACAGCAACGGTGTCAGAACGCTGTAAAGGATGGCACTTCATGGCGGATGCCGCATGGGATATCCCTTTTGTAAACAAACTCTCCGTATCGCGGGCGTCACAGACGGTACGGTCGTTGCCCGCCGCGCCGCCCGCGCGCGGCGTCGTCGCACGGATGGCTTGGAGAGGGCCCGCCATGACGTCGCCAGCAGATCCGTCAGCGTCGGTGACCGACGTCCTGCCCCGCCCGAACACCGCCTTCAGGCAGTTGCGCGGCCGGCTGTCGCCCGGTGAGTTCGCGGCCGCCGTACGCCGGGCCGCCCGTGAGATCGGCGAGCAGGTCTCGTGCGACGCGCGCTACGTGGGGCGCGTCGAGGCCGGCGAGATCCGGTGTCCCAACTACGCCTACGAGCGGGTGTTCCGGCACATGTTTCCGGGCCTGACACCGGCCGACATGGGGTTCGCACCCCGCGAACGGGTACGCGGGCGGGGCGCGAGAGCGCAAGCGGGCACCGCGCCTCCGGCGCCGGACGACCACCGCGACCCATCCATCCAGAGCTGCGAGGAGAGCGACGTGCTGCGTCGCGCGTTCATGACCGGCGGCCCGGCCGCCGCCCTGGGGATCGCCGGCCTGGCGCCCCTCGGGACCGCACCCGACCCGCGTTCCACCGCCGGCCGCCTGTCAGGCGCCGCTCCCTCCAAGGGCGCGCGGCAGGTGGGCAGAGCCGAGGCCGCCGCCGTGGAGGACGCGGTCCGCCGCATCCGGCTGCTGGACGACCGGCACGGCGCCGAGGGCATCTACCGGAGGGCGGCCCAGCCGCTGCGCGCCGCCTACGCGCTCCTTGACGCCGGCGCCCACCGCCAGTCGGTGACCGACCGGCTGCACGCGGGCGCCGGCGAACTGGCCATCTCCGTGGGCTGGCTGGCCCACGACTCGGGCCGCTTCGGGGACGCCCGCTCGCACTACGCGGAAGCGCTGGCCACCGCCCGGGTGGCGGGCGACCCGGCCCTGGAGGCGCACGCCTTCTGCAACACCGCGTTCCTCGCCCGGGACGCGGGCCGGCCCCGCGAGGCGGTCCGCGCGGCACAGGCGGCCCAGCACGCCGCCAAGCACCTCTCCTCCCGCCGGCTGCAGTCCCTGCTGGCGCTGCGCGAGGCGGGCGGCTGGGCCGGTCTCGGTGACCGGGCGGGCTGCGAGGAGGCACTGCTGCGGGCGCACCGGCTCTTCGCCCGCGGCCCCTCGGACGCCGACCCGGAGTGGATGTCCTTCTACGGGGAGGCGGAGCTGGCGGGCCTGGAGGCGCAGTGCTGGTCGGCACTGGGTGAGCACGGCCGCGCCACGGAGCACGCGCGCCGCGCGGTGGCGCTCCAGGAACCGCACTTCACGCGCAACACCGCGCTGTACACCGCGGAGCTCGCGGGCGATCTGGCGGACAGCGGCGCGCCCGACGAGGCGGCCGCCGCCGGACTGCGGGTGCTGGGCCTTCTGGACGAGGTCGGCTCGGCGCGCATCCGCTCGATGCTGGCCGGTACGGCGCGGACGCTGCGCTCCCGGCGCCGCACCCCGGGCGTCGCCGACTTCCTGGACCGGCACGCCACGGTGGCCGCCCGCCCGGCCTGACCCGGAAGGGCCGCCCGACGGGCGGCCCGGCCGCGAGCGCTCAGCCCAGGTGGCCGGTGTCGTTCCAGCGCTCGATGGCCGGGGCCCCGTACGCCCAGCCGAGCACCGACAGGGAGGTCGGCTCCAGACGGACCCGGGCGGCGAAGGAGATGTCCTCGCCGAGCCAGCGGGCGCAGAGCGACCGCAGGATGTGGCCGTGCGCGAAGAGCAGCACGTCGCGGTCGGCCGAGCGGGCCCACCCGATGACGCCGTCCACCCGGCGGGACACCTCGGTGAGCGTCTCGCCCTCGGGCACGCCGTCCCGCCAGATGAGCCAGTCGGGCCGGTCCGCCTTGATCTCGGCGGGCGTCATTCCCTCGTACGCGCCGTAGTCGACCTCCATCAGCGCGTCCCAGTCCGTCGCGCGGTCTCCGAAGCCGGCCAGCTCGCAGGTCTCCTTGGCGCGGACCAGCGGGCTGGTGCGCACCTCGACGTCCGGGAGCCCGTTCCAGGGTGCGCGGTGCAGCCGTTCACCCAGCAGTTTGGCGCCGCGCCGCCCCTCGTCGAGGAGCGGGATGTCCGTACGGCCGGTGTGCTTGCCGGACAGGGACCACTCCGTCTGCCCGTGCCGGGCCAGGAGGATGCGCGGTGCCATGGGATTACCTCTCACCGGGGCGAGCCCGCTCGCCGCCGGCCTTGCTCGTCCGGCCGCCGGACGGCCGGCGGCGGTACCTCTCGTTCCGTCCGTTCCATCATCGCGCATGCGTTCCCACGACCACGCACCCCCCATAGGGAACGAACAGGACATACGGCGTATGGTTGGTCGCTGCTGACAGCGACTGACTCAAAGGCTGGAAACAGTGCGTACGTTCCGGGTGCACGCCGCACCGCACACCCCCACGAGGCGCGGCACCCGGCCGCACTGGTGGGCCGAGCTGCCGCTCCTCGCCCTCGTCTACGCCGCCTACACCGCGGGACGGCTGCTCGCCAGGGGCGACGTGTCAGCGGCCGACGGCCACGGGGTGCGGCTGCTGGACACGGAGCAGCTCCTGCACATCGACTTCGAGCACCCGCTGAACCGCCTCTTCTCGGGCACGCCCGCGGTCGGCATACCCGCCGCCTTCGTGTACGCCTCACTGCACTACCTCGTCACGCCCGCGATCCTCGTATGGCTGTGGCGCCGGCACGCCGGCCGGTACCGCACCATGCGGACCTGGCTGCTGCTCTCCACGATGATCGGCCTGGTCGGCTTCACCCTGCTGCCCACCTGCCCGCCCCGGCTGCTGACCGCCGTGCACGGCTTCACCGACACGATGGCGGAGTACGCCCCGTACGGCTGGTGGGGCGGCGAGGCGAGCGCGCCACGGGGCCTGGGCGGGCTGACGAACCAGTACGCCGCGATGCCCAGCCTGCACGTCGGCTGGGCACTGTGGTGCGGTGTCGCGCTCTGGCTGTACGGCGGCTCGCGGCTCACCAAGGCGGCGGGCCTGGCCTACCCGCTGCTCATCACGGTCGTGGTGCTGGGCACCGCCAACCACTACTTCCTCGACACGGTCGCGGGCTGCGCCGTCATGGTCGCGGGGCTGCTCCTGGCCCGTCCGGCGCTCCGTCTCGCCGCCGCCGCACGTGGCGTGATCACTGCCTGTGCGAGCGGTGGTGCGGCTGATCCTGCCGCGAATGTCGGTGGTGGATGCGAGACTTCCGCAGGTGAACGTTTTCCGCGACAGTCGGCCCGAGCCGGCAGCGGCACGCACAGCGCGGCCGCGGCCGGCGACGGGGCTGCGCGCACGCCTGGCTGAGCTGCGCGGCCCCGGCGTGACCCCGCGACCGCTCGACGCCAGGGCGCTCGCCGCGCTGGCCGCCAACCCCGGCTGCCGGCGCCGCGCGCTGCTGGACGGTGCGGGTGTGGACAAGGCCGCGCTCGCCCGGGCGCTGGGCTCGCCCGCCCCCTTCGGCCAGTCCCGGTTCGCGATCGCACGCGGCCACTCCTTCGAGGCGCGGGTGAAGGCCGACGGCGGCGCCGAGCTGGTCCGGCTGACCCGGGAGCAGCTCGGCGGCGGTACGGAGGACCCGGAGCCCGGCGCGGTGGCGACGCCCGACCTGTCGGCGGCCGGTCCGCAGGGCCGTGCCGCGCGGACCGCGCTGGCCCTGCGCGAGGCCGCGTCGCGCGGCGGCTGGACCTTTCTGGACCACCCGATGCTCGCCCTGGACGTGGCCGGTTCGCCCGCGTATCTGGAGCCGGACGCCGTGGTGGTCCGCCCCGACGGGGTCTGGAGCGTCGTCGAGATCAAGTCGTTCCCGATGATCGACGGGTCGGCCGACACGGCGAAGGTGGGCGCGGCCGCCCGCCAGTCCGCGGTGTACGCGCTCGCCCTGGAGCAGATCGCCGAGCAGGTCACGCGCCACATCCCCGAGGACGCGGGGCACGGGCCCGAGGTCGGCGACCGCGCGCTGCTGGTCTGCCCCAAGGACTTCTCCAACCTCCCGGCAGCGGCCCCCGTCGACCTCCGCAAGCAGCTGGCCACGACCCGCCGTCAGCTGGCCCGGCTCACCCGGGTCGACGAGCTGGCCGCGGCGCTTCCCGAGGGCACCACCTTCGACCTGCGGCTCGCGGACGACGGGAAGACCGCCACCCGGCCCGCCGAGGAGCTGGCCGAGGCGGTGGAGGCGGTCGACGCGGCGTACGCACCGGAGTGTCTGGCCGCGTGCGAGCTGGCGTTCCACTGCCGTGGCCGGGCCCGCGAAGCGGGGCTCGTGGAATCGCTGGGCCGCGGCGTCCGCGGGGAGCTGGGCGGGCTGCGTACGGTCGGTGAGGTGCTGGCGGCGGCCGCTGAGCCGACGGACGACGGGCCGGAGCCGGCCGGTCCGGCGGACCCCGCCGCCGAGTCGCTGCGGCGCGCCGCTGCGCTGCGCTCCGAAGCGCTGGCCGCGGCCCGGCGAGCGCCCTCGGTGCCCGCTCCCGCCACGCCGCCGCTGCCGGAGCGCGCCGGGCACGGGGCGGACGGCGGGCCCGCGGCGCGGCAGGAGGAGGCGGGATGTCGCTGATCGACGTACTGGCCAGGATGGAGGCCGTGGCGGCCGGACACGCCACGCCGCTGGCGACCGTACGGCACCGCCATCTCGCCGCCCGCCCCCTGGTGTTCGTCCCCCTGACGACCGCCGGTGAGACCGGTGCGCCGCTCGGCGCGCTGGTCGGGACGGACCGCGAGCGGCCGCTGCTGCTGACGGTGCCGCAGCCGCGCGACCGCGACCTGCGATTCGCGTTCTTCGCCGAGCTGGCCGACGCGGTCCTGCCGTACCTGGACTCCTTCGCCGACGACGTCGAGCCCGCCGAGCGCAAGGAGACCGACCCGGAGACCGGCAAGCGGGTCACGGTCGAGACGGAGCTGTGCGCGGACGCCCCGCAGATGCTCGTGCCGAGCGCGGCGGGCGTGGAGTTCGTACGGCTGCTGGGCCGCTCCATGCGCTTCCGTCGGACCGCCGAGCAGGACCCGGACACCCCGCATCCCGCGCCGCCGCACATCCCGCTGCTCGGCCGCTGGCTCACCCACCTCGGCGAGCGGGCCCGGGTGCCCGGGTCGAGCCTGCTGCTGCCGATGACGGGGCTGCTCGCCCGCCACTGGGCGACCGGCCAGAGCCTGGCGGAGGACCAGCATCTGGGCGCGCTGCTCGCCTGGATCGACCCGCCCGAGGGTGAGTCGGGGCAGGACGCCGCGCTCCGCGCCGAGACGGCCAGGGACGCGGACGGGCAGCTGCTGTGCCCGCCGGCCGGGCCCGCGACGGACCCGGCGTTCGACAACGGCCTGCTGGCGCCCGCCATCGCGCGGTACGACGCCGGGCTGCCGGGCGCGCGCGAGGAGTTCGACGCCCTGGTGGCGGGCGTGCTGCGGCCGACGTGGGAGGCGGTCTGGCGCGGTGTCGACCTGCTGCGCGCGCTGCCCGAGGGGGCCAGGGTGCCCGACCGCTGGAAGCGGGACCGCTGGTCCTACACCGCGCACCGGGACCGGGTGCGGGCCGGCGAGCCGCCGCAGCCCCGGCTGGACGACGCCGTCACGGCCGCGCAGAAGCTCGCCTCGCGGGAGACCGCGCAGGCCCAGCTCGACGCGCAGGAGGCGCTGGACGACCCGCTGGTGATGGCCGGCCGGCGGCTGACCGGCGAGGCCCTGGAGGGCGAGGTCACCGAGGTCGAGAT includes these proteins:
- a CDS encoding histidine phosphatase family protein, with the translated sequence MAPRILLARHGQTEWSLSGKHTGRTDIPLLDEGRRGAKLLGERLHRAPWNGLPDVEVRTSPLVRAKETCELAGFGDRATDWDALMEVDYGAYEGMTPAEIKADRPDWLIWRDGVPEGETLTEVSRRVDGVIGWARSADRDVLLFAHGHILRSLCARWLGEDISFAARVRLEPTSLSVLGWAYGAPAIERWNDTGHLG
- a CDS encoding inositol phosphorylceramide synthase, whose translation is MRTFRVHAAPHTPTRRGTRPHWWAELPLLALVYAAYTAGRLLARGDVSAADGHGVRLLDTEQLLHIDFEHPLNRLFSGTPAVGIPAAFVYASLHYLVTPAILVWLWRRHAGRYRTMRTWLLLSTMIGLVGFTLLPTCPPRLLTAVHGFTDTMAEYAPYGWWGGEASAPRGLGGLTNQYAAMPSLHVGWALWCGVALWLYGGSRLTKAAGLAYPLLITVVVLGTANHYFLDTVAGCAVMVAGLLLARPALRLAAAARGVITACASGGAADPAANVGGGCETSAGERFPRQSARAGSGTHSAAAAGDGAARTPG